The Microcebus murinus isolate Inina chromosome 4, M.murinus_Inina_mat1.0, whole genome shotgun sequence genome has a segment encoding these proteins:
- the ANKRD13D gene encoding ankyrin repeat domain-containing protein 13D isoform X1 has protein sequence MAGPGPTFPLHRLVWANRHRELEAALHSRQHDIEQEDPRGRTPLELAVSLGNLESVRVLLRHNANVAKESRQGWAVLQEAVSTGDPEMVQLVLQYRDYQRAMQRLAGIPELLNKLRQAPDFYVEMKWEFTSWVPLVSKMCPSDVYRVWKQGESLRVDTSLLGFEHMTWQRGRRSFIFRGQEAGALVMEVDHDRQVVHTETLALALHEPEALLAAMRPSEEHVASRLTSPIVSTHLDTRNVAFERNKCGIWGWRSEKMETVSGYEAKVYSATNVELVTRTRTEHLSDQDKSRSKGGKTPLQSFLGMAQQHSSHGGQAASPNNPTAISSDEYFDPNFSLESRNIGRPIEMSSKVQRFKATLWLSEQHPLSLGDQVMPIIDLMAISNAHFAKLRDFITLRLPPGFPVKIEIPLFHVLNARITFSNLCGCDEPLSSVRVPAPSAAVPAPGSPFPCEVDPMVFEVPEGYSVLGAERSEPLRDEDDDLLQFAIQQSLLEAGTEAEQVTVWEALTNTRPGAHPPPQAMVYEEQLQLERALQESLRLSTEPGGLGAPHGTPPAPAPPSFEEQLRLALELSSREQEEQERRGQQEEEDLQRILRLSLTEH, from the exons ATGGCCGGCCCGGGCCCCACCTTCCCGCTGCACCGGCTCGTCTGGGCGAACCGGCACCGCGAACTGGAGGCCGCGCTGCACAGCCGCCAG CACGACATTGAACAGGAGGACCCTCGGGGGCGGACCCCGTTGGAGCTGGCCGTGTCCCTGGGAAACCTGGAGTCCGTGAGAGTCCTCCTTCGACACAATGCCAACGTGGCCAAAGAGAGCCGCCAGGGCTGGGCAG TCCTGCAGGAGGCAGTCAGCACTGGAGACCCCGAGATGGTGCAGCTGGTGCTCCAGTATCGGGACTACCAGAGAGCCATGCAGAGGCTGGCTGGCATTCCGGAATTGCTCAACAAACTCCGCCAG GCCCCCGATTTCTACGTGGAGATGAAGTGGGAGTTCACCAGCTGGG TGCCCCTTGTGTCCAAGATGTGCCCGAGCGATGTGTACCGCGTGTGGAAGCAGGGAGAGAGCCTGCGCGTGGACACCAGTCTCCTGGGCTTTGAGCACATGACCTGGCAGCGCGGCCGGAGGAGCTTCATCTTCAGGGGTCAGG AGGCAGGAGCCCTGGTGATGGAAGTGGACCACGACCGGCAGGTGGTGCACACGGAGACGCTGGCGCTCGCTCTGCACGAGCCCGAAGCGCTGCTGGCTGCCATGCGGCCCAGCGAGGAACACGTGGCCAGCCGCCTCACCTCTCCGATCGTCTCCACCCACCTGGACACTCGCAACGTGGCCTTCGAGAG GAACAAATGTGGTATCTGGGGATGGCGGTCTGAGAAGATGGAAACTGTTAGCGGCTacgaggccaag gtATACAGTGCCACCAACGTGGAGCTGGTGACACGCACGCGCACGGAGCACCTCTCTGATCAGGACAAGTCGAGGAGCAAAG gcGGGAAGACGCCACTGCAGTCCTTCCTGGGGATGGCCCAGCAGCACTCCTCCCACGGCGGG CAGGCAGCCAGCCCCAACAACCCCACAGCCATCTCCTCTGACGAATACTTTGACCCCAACTTCAGCCTGGAGTCGAGGAACATTGGCCGCCCCATTGAGATGTCCAGCAAAGTACAGAG GTTCAAGGCAACACTGTGGCTGAGTGAGCAGCACCCGCTGTCGCTGGGTGACCAGGTGATGCCCATTATTGACCTGATGGCCATCAGCAATGCCCATTTTGCCAAGCTGCGTGACTTCATCACACTGCGCCTCCCACCCGGCTTCCCTGTCAAGATTG AGATTCCCCTTTTCCACGTGCTCAATGCCCGCATCACCTTCAGCAACCTGTGTGGCTGTGACGAGCCCCTGAGCTCCGTGCGGGTGCCGGCCCCCAGCGCTGCCGTCCCAGCTCCAG GGAGCCCTTTCCCGTGTGAGGTGGACCCCATGGTGTTTGAGGTGCCCGAGGGGTACAGCGTGCTGGGCGCAGAGCGCAGCGAGCCCCTTCGAGATGAGGACGATGACCTGCTGCAGTTTGCCATCCAGCAGAGCCTGCTCGAGGCAGGCACAGAGGCAGAGCAG GTGACTGTCTGGGAAGCCCTGACCAACACCCGGCCTGgtgcccaccctcctccccaagcCATGGTTTACGAGGAGCAGCTTCAGCTGGAGCG GGCCCTCCAGGAAAGCCTGCGGCTGTCCACGGAGCCTGGGGGCCTGGGAGCCCCTCATGGGacacccccagcccccgcccccccaaGCTTTGAGGAGCAGCTTCGCCTGGCCTTGGAGTTGTCCTCAcgggagcaggaggagcaggagcggagggggcagcaggaggaggaagactTACAGCGGATCCTGCGGCTGTCACTCACAGAACACTGA
- the ANKRD13D gene encoding ankyrin repeat domain-containing protein 13D isoform X2 produces the protein MAGPGPTFPLHRLVWANRHRELEAALHSRQHDIEQEDPRGRTPLELAVSLGNLESVRVLLRHNANVAKESRQGWAVLQEAVSTGDPEMVQLVLQYRDYQRAMQRLAGIPELLNKLRQAPDFYVEMKWEFTSWVPLVSKMCPSDVYRVWKQGESLRVDTSLLGFEHMTWQRGRRSFIFRGQEAGALVMEVDHDRQVVHTETLALALHEPEALLAAMRPSEEHVASRLTSPIVSTHLDTRNVAFERNKCGIWGWRSEKMETVSGYEAKVYSATNVELVTRTRTEHLSDQDKSRSKGGKTPLQSFLGMAQQHSSHGGAPVQQAASPNNPTAISSDEYFDPNFSLESRNIGRPIEMSSKVQRFKATLWLSEQHPLSLGDQVMPIIDLMAISNAHFAKLRDFITLRLPPGFPVKIEIPLFHVLNARITFSNLCGCDEPLSSVRVPAPSAAVPAPGSPFPCEVDPMVFEVPEGYSVLGAERSEPLRDEDDDLLQFAIQQSLLEAGTEAEQVTVWEALTNTRPGAHPPPQAMVYEEQLQLERALQESLRLSTEPGGLGAPHGTPPAPAPPSFEEQLRLALELSSREQEEQERRGQQEEEDLQRILRLSLTEH, from the exons ATGGCCGGCCCGGGCCCCACCTTCCCGCTGCACCGGCTCGTCTGGGCGAACCGGCACCGCGAACTGGAGGCCGCGCTGCACAGCCGCCAG CACGACATTGAACAGGAGGACCCTCGGGGGCGGACCCCGTTGGAGCTGGCCGTGTCCCTGGGAAACCTGGAGTCCGTGAGAGTCCTCCTTCGACACAATGCCAACGTGGCCAAAGAGAGCCGCCAGGGCTGGGCAG TCCTGCAGGAGGCAGTCAGCACTGGAGACCCCGAGATGGTGCAGCTGGTGCTCCAGTATCGGGACTACCAGAGAGCCATGCAGAGGCTGGCTGGCATTCCGGAATTGCTCAACAAACTCCGCCAG GCCCCCGATTTCTACGTGGAGATGAAGTGGGAGTTCACCAGCTGGG TGCCCCTTGTGTCCAAGATGTGCCCGAGCGATGTGTACCGCGTGTGGAAGCAGGGAGAGAGCCTGCGCGTGGACACCAGTCTCCTGGGCTTTGAGCACATGACCTGGCAGCGCGGCCGGAGGAGCTTCATCTTCAGGGGTCAGG AGGCAGGAGCCCTGGTGATGGAAGTGGACCACGACCGGCAGGTGGTGCACACGGAGACGCTGGCGCTCGCTCTGCACGAGCCCGAAGCGCTGCTGGCTGCCATGCGGCCCAGCGAGGAACACGTGGCCAGCCGCCTCACCTCTCCGATCGTCTCCACCCACCTGGACACTCGCAACGTGGCCTTCGAGAG GAACAAATGTGGTATCTGGGGATGGCGGTCTGAGAAGATGGAAACTGTTAGCGGCTacgaggccaag gtATACAGTGCCACCAACGTGGAGCTGGTGACACGCACGCGCACGGAGCACCTCTCTGATCAGGACAAGTCGAGGAGCAAAG gcGGGAAGACGCCACTGCAGTCCTTCCTGGGGATGGCCCAGCAGCACTCCTCCCACGGCGGG GCCCCTGTGCAGCAGGCAGCCAGCCCCAACAACCCCACAGCCATCTCCTCTGACGAATACTTTGACCCCAACTTCAGCCTGGAGTCGAGGAACATTGGCCGCCCCATTGAGATGTCCAGCAAAGTACAGAG GTTCAAGGCAACACTGTGGCTGAGTGAGCAGCACCCGCTGTCGCTGGGTGACCAGGTGATGCCCATTATTGACCTGATGGCCATCAGCAATGCCCATTTTGCCAAGCTGCGTGACTTCATCACACTGCGCCTCCCACCCGGCTTCCCTGTCAAGATTG AGATTCCCCTTTTCCACGTGCTCAATGCCCGCATCACCTTCAGCAACCTGTGTGGCTGTGACGAGCCCCTGAGCTCCGTGCGGGTGCCGGCCCCCAGCGCTGCCGTCCCAGCTCCAG GGAGCCCTTTCCCGTGTGAGGTGGACCCCATGGTGTTTGAGGTGCCCGAGGGGTACAGCGTGCTGGGCGCAGAGCGCAGCGAGCCCCTTCGAGATGAGGACGATGACCTGCTGCAGTTTGCCATCCAGCAGAGCCTGCTCGAGGCAGGCACAGAGGCAGAGCAG GTGACTGTCTGGGAAGCCCTGACCAACACCCGGCCTGgtgcccaccctcctccccaagcCATGGTTTACGAGGAGCAGCTTCAGCTGGAGCG GGCCCTCCAGGAAAGCCTGCGGCTGTCCACGGAGCCTGGGGGCCTGGGAGCCCCTCATGGGacacccccagcccccgcccccccaaGCTTTGAGGAGCAGCTTCGCCTGGCCTTGGAGTTGTCCTCAcgggagcaggaggagcaggagcggagggggcagcaggaggaggaagactTACAGCGGATCCTGCGGCTGTCACTCACAGAACACTGA